DNA sequence from the Ruminococcus albus 7 = DSM 20455 genome:
ACAGACGGGTATACGGATATTATCAACAAAAACATTATACTTCATCTCAAACTGTATCTTACGGTACAGATCGTAAATATACCCCACAGCTACGTCAGTAAGACAGCACGCGAATTTTGCACCGTCCATACGGTAGACCTTGCTGCGTGAACCTATCACGTTCTTCAGTACCATTCCGACCTGTTTTAGCACCTTGTCACCGAAGCTGTAACCGTACATATCGTTTATCTCGGAAAAGCAGTTTATACCTATCAGCAGTTCCACTGCCGTTTGACCCGATAGCTTGAGATCCCGTATGTCCTGCAGGAATTCATATACATTATACAGTCCCGAAGCCGCATCAACTCTCTCAGCTATACCATGGTTCTCAATAGAACCTATAAATATATCAGGCTTGCCTCGCATGACCTTGCCCTTGCAGGTACATATAACATACTCGCCGTCTTTGTTCATCGCCCTGTAGTCAACACAGTGATTATTTTTCACCCCACTGAGCACCGCATTTATATCATCCAGATACTTCTGCCTGTCCTCGGGATGTACATGGTTCGCCCATATCTCACCTGCATTTTCCGATATTCTCCGGGCAGACCAAAATATTCAACCGCTTTAGCTGACCATCTTGATAAACCCGAATCAAGATCGGTCAGAAAAATATAACCTCTCTCAGAAGTTTCAGCAAATCCTTCAAACAGACGGCTGTCAAGTATATCTATTGAATCCACATGATCTCCCCCCTCCGGTTATTTAGCTGGCTAAAGAACAAATAGTTCCCTAAGTTAAATTTATTATACCACAGTTCAAAAAAAATTTCAATATCTTTTTCGGTTATTTCATGTTTGAAATAACGTTTTTAGCATTTTGCACAATTTAATTAAACATTATCAAACTCGATATAGTCCCACATCCAATTTAAAAATATATATTTTTCCAATATTTAAAAATGATATGTTAATATTGTGTATGATACACCATGCTTGTCTATCCGCGCCTCAGGCAGCTGCAACAATATAGCTTTATACAATTTTTATGAGCATATATAACACTTTTCAGAAGAGGTATATGGTATAATTTCTATAGGCAGAAAAGGCTCTGAGCTTTCTGCCTATAATAATGTCATTAAATGAAATAACGATTTTTAAAAGGAGTGGATATGATGAAGATGCTGAATATTGTCAACGGTCCTCAGAACGTTTCAAACATTGTCCTCGGCTGTATGAGAATGCCTGCACTTGATGTGAAAGCTGCGGCTGATATGATAAACAGCGCATACAAAATGGGGATAAACTTCTTTGATCATGCAACCTGCTACGGTGAAGGTGAAGCCGAGACCCGCTTCGGTGACGCACTGCCGCTGACTGGTATAAGCAGAGATGATATAGTACTTCAAAGCAAATGCGGTCTGCATTTTGACCGCGGTGAGTTCGACTGGACAAAAGAAGATATACTGGCAAGTGCCGAAGCCAGCCTCAAAAGGCTCCGCACTGACCGCCTTGATGTACTGCTGCTTCATCGTCCGGACCTGCTGTTCGATCCTGCCGAGGTAGCCGAAGCTTTCGATAAACTGTATGACAGCGGCAAGGTGCTCCACTTCGGTGTAAGCAACATTACCCCGGGTCAGCTGGAACTCCTGAAAAAATATGTGCGTCAGCCGCTGGTATTCAACCAGCTCCAGTTCTCACTGGATCAGACCCAGCTTATCGACTGCGGACTATACATAAACAACCTTACCACAGACCGTTCAACCGACAGGGATAACGGCATCCTCGATTACTGCCGCCTCCACGATATCACCATACAGGCATGGTCACCTCTCCAGAAGGGTATGTTCGGCGGATGCTTCGTAGATGATCCCGAATTCCCCGAGCTTAACGCAGTACTGGCAAGGCTGGGCGAAAAATACGGTGTACCGAAAACTGCCATAGCGATCGCATGGATACTTCGTCATCCTGCAAATATGCAGGCTATCGCAGGCACTATGGATCCTGCTCACCTGAAGGATATCTGCGATGCTTCAAAGGTAACGCTTACACATAAAGAATGGTATGAGCTCTACCTCGCTTCGGGTAAGTTCCTGCCGTAACAGACTTAAAGGAAACGGTTTAACAGACCGTTTCTGCTTTTTACGAAAAGTTAATAATATATCATCAAATGCCTGTTGTAAACAGACAACGCCTATGATATACTTTTTCATTGGTCATATGTTTTTGGTTATAGGATAGAATTGTGAGGGGAAAATTATAATGAAGGATCTGACAAAAGGCGAGCCTACCCGGCTGTTGCTGCTGTTTGCCATACCCATGCTGCTCGGAAACGTGTTCCAGCAGTTTTACAATCTGGCAGATACAAGGATAGTCGGTCAATATCTCGGTGAAAACCCACTGGCTGCTGTCGGCGCTACGTCTTCGATCAACAACGTTATTATCGGATTCATGCACGGATTAACCGGCGGATTCAGCCTTACTGCCGCCCGTGCATTCGGTGAAAAAAATTATGATAAGCTCAAAAAGACTGTGGCTGCAACAGTGGTACTAGGAGGAGTGACCTGTATAGTGCTCACTATACTTAGCCTCCTGTTCATCGATCCCCTGCTGCACGCTATAAACGTGGAACCCGATATCTATAATGACGCTAAAAGTTATATAACAATGATACTCGCAGGAATGGGGATAATCCTCTGCTACAATGCTATGGCATCGCTGATGCGTGCTATAGGCGATACAGTCATGCCGCTGGTATTCCTTATATTCTCAGCATTCGGAAATATAATTCTTGATATACTGTTTGTAAAATATCTGAGGTTAGGCATAAGGGGCGCTGCCGCTGCTACTCTTATCACTTCCGGTATGTCGGCCGTTGCCTGTTTTATCTATATGAAGAAAAAATACCCGTTCCTCATACCCTCAGCTGAGCATTTCAAATTCTCACGCAAGTTTGCAGGTGATATGTACGCATCGGGCTGTTCTATGGGACTTATGAATTCCATGGTAGGTCTTGGCTCCCTTATAATGCAGGGTGCGATAAATAACCTCGGCAAAGATACCATCAACGCTCATATCGCCGCAAGAAAGATAAGTGAGATGTGCATGATGCCTATGATGGCATTCGGCGGTGCTGCTTCAAACTTCGCCGGTCAGAACTACGGTGCAGGAAAATACTCGAGAGTACGCAAGGGTTTTTACAGTGCCACCATGCTTACCTGGATATGGAGCGTATTCGCTATCATAGCTGTATACGTAGGCACACCTTTCTTCGTACAGGCAATAACAGGTCTGCATAAAGAATATATAATCAAAACAGCATCTCAGTATACCCATTTCAATTTCCCATTCTATTTCGTACTCGGTATAATATTCGTGTTCAGGCATTCACTGCAAAGTGTCAAGATAAAGCTTATGCCCACAATGTCCAGCTTTATCGAGCTTGTAGGAAAAATAGTCGTATCCTTCCTGCTGGCACCGAAGATAGGCTATAAGGCTATTATAATATCCGAACCGATCTCATGGCTGTTCATGACACCGGTGCTTATATGGGGATTTGTAAGCTGCAAACAGCTGAAAGAACCCGATGTTCCCGATATCGACTCAAAATCACTTGCAGGCGCAAAACTATAAAAAATGATCCCACAGTTTCCGTTATAGAAACTGTGGGATTTTTTACTATCATATTATCATAAGGCTTATACACCATACCTGACAATGAGTTGGATCTGTCAACATTATTCTGCCTTGACCCACTCACCGTTCTCGTTGAGCATATTGCCGTTGTAATCCACTATATGCATGATAGTGTTCATATCAAATACACCGCTGCTTATATTCTGGTTTGCAGGATTTACCGCTGTAAAGCGGACAGTAACATCTGACATTTTTGACGGCAGTTCATCCAGTGTAAGCTTCTCGATCATCTCACCGGGACGCACCCAGCCCGTTGCACCTATGCGTACAAGGCTCTCATCAGAGGGATAGAACAGATCATGCCAGAAAAGCTTCATCTTTTTATTTCCGAGATTCTTCTTATCAGTGTATATCTCCGCGCGAACAAGCACCTTTGTGCTCTCGGGCGAAACAAAATCTACCTGCACCGTCCTGTCGCGACTGTCACATATAAGTATCGGCTGGAACGCTACCGTCAGATCACTATTGAAGGGCATGACCTGCAGGCTCGATGCATCAGGGTTCACCTCAGATATCGATTTGGTATCCGCAGCAAATTTTACTTTTTCGGGACGCAAATATGTCACATACTTTATAATAAGCATCAGGGCGATAAGTATTATCATTGCCGCCATGAAGATACGACCGATCAGTCGGTGCATTGGCTGCTTCTTGTTCTTTTCGTTTACTGCTGCATCGCTCATCAGTTCGCCACCTCCAATGTAACAGGGATATTTGCGTCATAGGGTGAAAGCACACCCGTTTCGTGATCATAAAAACGCTCGCTCATATTCAAGCTGTAGCTGCCTGCGGGCAGATACGAACCATCAGGCAGAGTTTTCAGCTGTACCTCGCCTATCATATAGCCGGGCTCAAACAGTCCCGACTGCGCGATCAGCCACTTGCCGTCCTCTACGCCGTTCGTACTCAGCCCATGAGCTATAAGCTCGTCCTCGCTTATATACAGGCTCATTACTATATCATGTGTGGAATCCTCCACATTTCGGACATCGCAGTGCAGTTTGCCCGAACCGTTCTCGGCAGTGTAGACATCACCTGCGGAATATACAGTGAAATGACCGTTGGTCTCAGCCTTGCTTTCCTCCTCTGAAGTGTCGGTCTGGTCGGGAGTCACCTGCTTGTCATCATCTTTCGGTGCCGAACTGTCATCAGTTTTTTTCTGATTATCATCCTTCTGCGGATCTATCTTCTGCTGATTTTCATCTGCTGCCGCAGGCTTTTCAAATATATGCGGCTCGTCGTATCTGCGGTATAACGAAAATGTGCATACCAAGATAAATACTGCCGTCAGCAGTATATTGATGATCCAGCCTATGATATCTCTGACACCGTGCTTTTTGCGCTTATTCTCATCGGTCGTCTGCGCATTATCACGCTCCATGATCTCGTTGTCCAATTTTGTTACCTCCTTACGCTGAAAAGCGGCTGTGGTGTACAGCCGCTGATGTAATATTTGCAGTACCGATATCAACGTAGCTTTGTGAATCAAAGCCGCTCATATTTGTAATGTTGATAGTGATAGATGTATCTCTATCACCGCCAACCGTGATAGGTTCCTGAGAATTTGAAACATTAAAGGTTGCGCCAAAATTTTCTGATTGACTGTTATCAGCTATCGATGTAACACTTGTTATGGCAAAGTTGCTGTCATTCTTAATATTGAATGATTTTTCTTCTGTCTCATTGTCTGCTAAAGCATAAGAGGATACGGTTCCTGATCATCTCCTACTGTCTTATTATAGGTATGGTTAACTGGATCCCATGTAATAACCTGATATTTACGAGTTGTATCGGTTCTAACGATATCCCACTGCAACGTATCAGCATCGATTGTTACATTCCAGATATGATTGACAGAATCATTATTATTAGGATCGATATCACCCTCCTCTACAGGAGTATCCACGCTGGAAATCTTTGCCTGAAGTGCAACACTGGCATTTTTGTAATCTGGACCATCACTGTAATTATCTGATGTTATAGTCGGTTCTGCGAAAGCTGATATACTGCCAAGTGCGGAAATGGTCATCATAGTTGCGGTGATAGCTGCGAATCTCTTCATGGTCTTTTTCATAGATTTCATCCTTTCGTTTTAAAATGCAATATTTGAATTGCATATTTAATATAATATTTACAAATAGCATTATCCCCAATATCAGCAGTATACCCACGATAGTTCAGATTTTCCGAACAAGAAGCATAAAAATACCCTGCCGGGATCAAAACCGATCTTCCGGCAAGGTATTGGTCATTCATCGTATATGTAAATCGATACTTTTTTCCATTTAACTGATCAAACCCTTATACTCGCTCTCAGGCGATCAATCATTACTATCTCCGTTTGATCAACATTTATTGCAAGGTCGATCCCCCTTCATATACCGTATGCTCTGTCTTAAAGTATCCCGAGGGTATGTAATTCGGATATTATCCTACAATGCTGCATATCACTTAACTGCAATAGTGAAAGCCCTGTTTGCAAGATCTGATGTATCCCACTTTCCATTGACCTTTGCACATATCACCACGTCATACTTGCTGCCTGCTTTCAGCTTAGGCGAAGTAAATGTCGTGGTCTTTGCGTCGGTGTAAGCCTGTACTTTCCACTTTCCTGCCAGATTAACTGCAACACCGTACTGCTGTGCACCCTCTACCTCCGTCCAGTTAAGGCGGAACTGGAAATAATCCGAATAATTGATCCTTGCAACTTTTGCAAATTTTGCCTCTCTCAGCTCAGGAAATTCAGTCCTGTTTTCAATGTCTATCACCTTGAAATTGGTAGCGTTTGCAAGTGCGTGTTTCTCAGCAGCTGAACCATTATAACACTTCAGTGTGAAAGAAGGTTCTTTATTTTCATTTTCAGACCTGTAATTGTTTGTAAAGGTATTTCCGCCAATTTTCTTTAAGCTTGCAGGAGCTACTAATTCTTTAAGGCTTGTACACCTGTAAAAATTAGAGTTATTTATATAATCAACGTTAGATGATAATTTAACATCTTCAAGAGAAGTACACGCATAAAAAGCCATAGTTCCAATATATGTCACAGTATCAGGTATTGATATGCTGACAATTTTTTTACAGTTTTGAAAAGCATAATCTTTAATAGTTTCCAGACCATCAGGCAGGTTGATATTATCAAGGTTATAGCAAGCACGAAATGCAGCCTCACCTATAGATTTAATACCGGAAGGCAGCTCAACATCCGTAAGATTTTCACAGCCATCAAATGTTGCAATTTCTATTTCAGTTAATTTACTTGATAATGTAACTCTCTCCAGAGCAATGCACGTTGCAAACACACTGCCTCCTAAAGTTTCAACGCTGTCGGGCATTTCCACTTTGATCAATTTCTTACAAGAACAAAAAGACTGTGCACCTAAATTTTTAACACCATCAGGTATCTTGACTTCAAGTAAATCGCCACATTCATAAAAAGCTCTCCTGCCGATACTTGTCACAGCCAAACCGTCTATCTCAGCAGGTATATCAACAACTTCATCGGTACCGTTGTACTTTGTTATCTCAACAGTACCATTATCTAAAGTGTACTCATAATCGCCATAAGTCAGCACTTCTGTATCAGAGCTTGCAGCCGAAGCTGTCACACCACTGTAAACAACTGCACCCGGCAAAGCAGTACCTCCGAATACAAGTGTCAGCGCCAGCAGACCTGATGTAAATCTTTTTTTATTCATATTGATTACCTCCCAAATTAAATTATTTTACATATTGTATGATACCACAGCAATCATTATTTGTCAACAAAAATTTCAAATAAACGCAAAAAACAGCAGAGCCTGAGCCCTGCTGTCGCAATTATTGATCATATTACTTGATAGTAACAGTAAATGCTCTGCCGCTGATATTGCTGGTATCCCATTCACCGTTCACCTTTGCACATATCACCATCTGATACTTATCTCCCGGTTTCAGCTTCGGTGATGTGAAAGTAGTGGTCTTGGCATTTGTGTATGCCTGTACCTTCCACTTTCCTGCCAGCTTTACAGCTATGCCGTACTGCTGTGCATCGGGCACTGCCGACCACTTCACCCTGAACTGATGATAAACCTCGTTGTACTGCACTTCCTCAGGCACAGGATATGCAGGAACAGCCTTTTCGTTGGGTGTTACGGTTATAGCCTTTTCTACATCTGTATACTCCTTGCCGCATATGATAGCTGATACAGCCACCTGATACTCGGCGCCTGGCTTGAGTTTTTCCAGCAGATAGTAAGGAGTATCCACCTCAGCTATCTTTTTCCAGCTTCCGTTCTGTAAACCGTATACTCCGTATTTTTCAGCGCCGAAAGATTCTTCCCATTTGAGTTCAACACTTTCATCGCCTTTTTCAAATGTTACCTCTGGTATCAGATCATTCATATAAACATAGTCCAAACCGATATCATCAGCATACGCCGCCGCAGCAGAACCCTTTACACAGTATATCTTCAATCCAAGACTTGTCGCCTTACTGAATGAGAATGTACCTATATCCTTAACGCTTCCCGCTATCATTACGTCACTCAGTGATATGCAGTAATAGAATGCGTGATTTCCGATAGCTGTTACACCATCCGGTATCACTATGCTCTTCAGTGATTTGCAATTGAAAAACATTTTCTCGCTTATCTCAGTTATACCCTTAGGCAAAGTAATATCAGCCAGACCGTAACAGTTCATAAATGCCTGCTCGCCAATGGTCTTCACGCCTTCGGGCATCCTTACTTCATTAAGTGAATAGCAGTCACTGAATGCCGATGCACCTATGCTCTCGAGTCCGTCAGGCAGATATATACTGCCCATATTAAGGCACCATGTAAAAGCAGAATCACCAATGGTCTTCAGCGTTCCGGGCAGTATGACCTCTCTCAGGAGCTTGCAGTTATCAAATGCGCTATTGCATATCTCAGTAACGCCTTCGGGTATCTCAACGCTTGTCAGGCTGTTCA
Encoded proteins:
- a CDS encoding aldo/keto reductase, with the protein product MKMLNIVNGPQNVSNIVLGCMRMPALDVKAAADMINSAYKMGINFFDHATCYGEGEAETRFGDALPLTGISRDDIVLQSKCGLHFDRGEFDWTKEDILASAEASLKRLRTDRLDVLLLHRPDLLFDPAEVAEAFDKLYDSGKVLHFGVSNITPGQLELLKKYVRQPLVFNQLQFSLDQTQLIDCGLYINNLTTDRSTDRDNGILDYCRLHDITIQAWSPLQKGMFGGCFVDDPEFPELNAVLARLGEKYGVPKTAIAIAWILRHPANMQAIAGTMDPAHLKDICDASKVTLTHKEWYELYLASGKFLP
- a CDS encoding MATE family efflux transporter, translated to MKDLTKGEPTRLLLLFAIPMLLGNVFQQFYNLADTRIVGQYLGENPLAAVGATSSINNVIIGFMHGLTGGFSLTAARAFGEKNYDKLKKTVAATVVLGGVTCIVLTILSLLFIDPLLHAINVEPDIYNDAKSYITMILAGMGIILCYNAMASLMRAIGDTVMPLVFLIFSAFGNIILDILFVKYLRLGIRGAAAATLITSGMSAVACFIYMKKKYPFLIPSAEHFKFSRKFAGDMYASGCSMGLMNSMVGLGSLIMQGAINNLGKDTINAHIAARKISEMCMMPMMAFGGAASNFAGQNYGAGKYSRVRKGFYSATMLTWIWSVFAIIAVYVGTPFFVQAITGLHKEYIIKTASQYTHFNFPFYFVLGIIFVFRHSLQSVKIKLMPTMSSFIELVGKIVVSFLLAPKIGYKAIIISEPISWLFMTPVLIWGFVSCKQLKEPDVPDIDSKSLAGAKL
- a CDS encoding leucine-rich repeat domain-containing protein → MNKKRFTSGLLALTLVFGGTALPGAVVYSGVTASAASSDTEVLTYGDYEYTLDNGTVEITKYNGTDEVVDIPAEIDGLAVTSIGRRAFYECGDLLEVKIPDGVKNLGAQSFCSCKKLIKVEMPDSVETLGGSVFATCIALERVTLSSKLTEIEIATFDGCENLTDVELPSGIKSIGEAAFRACYNLDNINLPDGLETIKDYAFQNCKKIVSISIPDTVTYIGTMAFYACTSLEDVKLSSNVDYINNSNFYRCTSLKELVAPASLKKIGGNTFTNNYRSENENKEPSFTLKCYNGSAAEKHALANATNFKVIDIENRTEFPELREAKFAKVARINYSDYFQFRLNWTEVEGAQQYGVAVNLAGKWKVQAYTDAKTTTFTSPKLKAGSKYDVVICAKVNGKWDTSDLANRAFTIAVK
- a CDS encoding leucine-rich repeat protein; translated protein: MDIKRIAAGLLALALVTGGTALPMARDGGIRVISAAAEGSADYEYSELDDGTVSIVKYLGTEADIKIPDEIDGKKVTSIGEKAFYNMNSLTSVEIPEGVTEICNSAFDNCKLLREVILPGTLKTIGDSAFTWCLNMGSIYLPDGLESIGASAFSDCYSLNEVRMPEGVKTIGEQAFMNCYGLADITLPKGITEISEKMFFNCKSLKSIVIPDGVTAIGNHAFYYCISLSDVMIAGSVKDIGTFSFSKATSLGLKIYCVKGSAAAAYADDIGLDYVYMNDLIPEVTFEKGDESVELKWEESFGAEKYGVYGLQNGSWKKIAEVDTPYYLLEKLKPGAEYQVAVSAIICGKEYTDVEKAITVTPNEKAVPAYPVPEEVQYNEVYHQFRVKWSAVPDAQQYGIAVKLAGKWKVQAYTNAKTTTFTSPKLKPGDKYQMVICAKVNGEWDTSNISGRAFTVTIK